From a single Lytechinus pictus isolate F3 Inbred unplaced genomic scaffold, Lp3.0 scaffold_19, whole genome shotgun sequence genomic region:
- the LOC129260785 gene encoding MIT domain-containing protein 1-like, with protein sequence MSSALSGVEASAIGLLKRAVEQDGKGKAQEALVCYKEGIKLLMDVMRETTDQIKKQAFRQKIEQYMERAEKLKNHVDSQIEAGKYHQQIQISNDSTGHSYRSMFTPYLDELVTEVHIEDPYIRSNHQIYNLLRFCELLVISVAPVKRIHLLTGRDENPHQQQNKLNELQRSLADHGVEMIVSYSDTLHDRQVRFNNGWIIKIGRGLDYFKRTGQYSIGFCDMDLRRCHETTVDIFHSKHTKDR encoded by the exons atgaGTTCAGCTTTGAGTGGTGTAGAAGCCTCGGCCATTGGTCTCCTCAAGAGGGCAGTCGAGCAAGATGGGAAAGGGAAAGCACAAGAAGCATTAGTCTGCTATAAAGAAGGAATTAAACTTCTTATGGATGTTATGAGAG AAACAACAGACCAGATTAAGAAGCAGGCTTTTCGACAGAAGATTGAGCAATATATGGAGAGAGCAGAAAAGCTTAAAAATCATGTAGATTCTCAGATTGAAG CTGGCAAATATCATCAACAGATACAGATCTCTAATGATTCGACTGGTCACAGTTATCGTTCTATGTTTACTCCTTACCTTGACGAGTTAGTTACAGAAGTTCATATTGAAGACCCTTATATTCGTAGTAATCATCAGATTTACAACCTTCTTAGATTCTGTGAACTTCTTGTCATATCTGTTGCACCTGTCAAAAGAATTCATCTGTTAACTGGCAGAGATGAG AACCCTCATCAGCAGCAGAATAAGCTCAATGAGTTACAAAGAAGCCTTGCTGACCATGGTGTAGAAATGATAGTCTCATATTCAGACACATTGCATGATAGACAAGTTAG GTTCAACAATGGTTGGATCATCAAGATTGGTCGAGGTTTAGATTACTTCAAGAGGACTGGTCAGTATAGCATTGGATTTTGTGATATGGATCTGAGACGATGTCATGAAACTACAGTAGATATTTTCCATAGCAAGCATACAAAAGACAGATGA